One stretch of Lentisphaerota bacterium DNA includes these proteins:
- the larE gene encoding ATP-dependent sacrificial sulfur transferase LarE, translated as MTLPDSYLAIQTSLRALGRVAVAFSGGVDSTLLLKVAADTLGPSHVLAVIGDSPSLPRREKSDAEDLAAGMGVELVVVPTGEMDNPQYAANPRNRCYYCKQMLMAAVSKQAAARGITAVLDGQNADDRSDWRPGSQAARECGVRSPLQEAGLTKADIRLLSESLGLPTSRKPAMACLASRLPYGTPVTPAALRQIEAAEQSLQDAGFATVRVRHHGTVARIEIDPEEVPRLLDPSTRLRISTAVKAAGFTFVALDLDGYRTGSLNSP; from the coding sequence ATGACCTTACCGGACTCCTACCTCGCGATCCAAACGTCCTTGCGCGCGCTGGGCCGCGTCGCGGTCGCCTTTTCCGGCGGCGTCGACAGCACGCTTTTGCTCAAAGTCGCTGCCGACACGCTCGGTCCGTCCCATGTCCTGGCCGTCATCGGCGACTCGCCCAGCCTGCCGCGCCGGGAAAAGTCCGATGCCGAGGATCTGGCCGCCGGCATGGGCGTGGAACTGGTGGTGGTCCCAACCGGCGAAATGGACAATCCTCAGTACGCCGCCAATCCCAGGAACCGCTGCTATTACTGCAAGCAGATGCTAATGGCTGCGGTGAGCAAACAGGCCGCAGCCCGGGGCATCACCGCCGTGCTCGACGGCCAGAATGCCGACGACCGGAGCGACTGGCGGCCGGGCAGCCAGGCGGCCCGCGAATGCGGCGTGCGCAGTCCGCTGCAGGAGGCCGGCCTCACCAAGGCCGACATCCGCCTCCTCTCCGAAAGCCTCGGACTCCCCACCTCCCGCAAGCCGGCCATGGCCTGCCTCGCCTCGCGCCTCCCCTATGGCACACCCGTCACCCCCGCCGCGCTGCGGCAGATCGAAGCCGCCGAGCAAAGCCTTCAGGACGCCGGCTTCGCCACCGTGCGCGTCCGCCATCATGGCACCGTCGCACGCATCGAGATCGACCCGGAAGAGGTCCCTCGCCTGCTCGACCCCTCCACCCGTCTCCGCATCTCCACCGCCGTCAAGGCTGCGGGCTTCACCTTCGTAGCCCTCGACCTCGACGGGTATCGCACCGGGAGCTTGAATTCGCCATGA
- the hydE gene encoding [FeFe] hydrogenase H-cluster radical SAM maturase HydE, with protein sequence MTFPSALDAILSGTPPGADAIAVLIGCGDTDAPRLYAAADRVRAATVGPDVHLRGLLEFSNICRRNCDYCGLRRDNATVERYRLTPDEIIAAACEAETLGFPSIVLQSGEDLWFTAPRLAEILRAIKAQTSLAITLSVGERNEADYRLWREAGADRYLLRIETTDPALFRRLHPDDDLEGRKACLHALKRLGYQLGSGVMVGLPDQTPAALARDVLWLWELGAEMIGVGPFIPHPETPLADAVGGTFEQALRLVAVLRLVFPLAHIPATTAMASLDPLGREKALQAGANVVMPAVTPTDRRPLYALYPGKICLDDNARKCRGCIEARIRAIGRTVATGPGHVIRR encoded by the coding sequence ATGACCTTCCCCTCCGCCCTAGATGCCATCCTCTCCGGCACGCCTCCCGGCGCGGATGCGATCGCCGTTCTGATTGGCTGTGGCGACACCGACGCCCCGCGCCTCTACGCCGCCGCCGACCGGGTCCGCGCCGCCACGGTCGGCCCGGACGTCCACCTCCGCGGCCTGCTCGAGTTTTCCAACATCTGCCGCCGGAATTGCGACTATTGCGGGCTGCGGCGCGACAACGCCACAGTCGAACGCTACCGCCTCACCCCCGACGAGATCATCGCCGCCGCCTGCGAAGCCGAGACGCTCGGCTTTCCCTCCATCGTCTTGCAATCCGGCGAGGATCTCTGGTTCACCGCTCCGCGTTTGGCCGAGATCCTCCGCGCCATCAAGGCTCAAACGTCCCTGGCCATCACCCTCAGCGTCGGCGAGCGCAACGAGGCCGATTATCGCCTCTGGAGGGAAGCGGGCGCCGATCGCTATCTGCTGCGCATTGAGACCACCGATCCCGCCCTGTTCCGGAGGCTGCATCCCGATGACGACCTGGAGGGGCGCAAGGCCTGTCTACACGCCTTGAAGCGCCTCGGCTACCAGCTCGGCTCCGGCGTCATGGTCGGCCTGCCCGATCAGACCCCCGCCGCGCTTGCGCGCGACGTCCTCTGGCTCTGGGAACTCGGCGCCGAGATGATCGGCGTCGGACCGTTCATCCCACATCCCGAGACGCCTCTGGCCGATGCCGTGGGCGGCACGTTTGAACAGGCCTTGCGGCTCGTCGCCGTCCTCCGTCTGGTCTTTCCCCTCGCGCACATCCCAGCCACAACGGCCATGGCCTCACTCGACCCCCTCGGCCGCGAAAAAGCCCTCCAGGCCGGCGCCAACGTGGTGATGCCCGCAGTCACGCCCACCGACCGCCGACCGCTCTACGCCCTCTATCCCGGCAAGATTTGCCTCGACGACAACGCCCGCAAATGCCGCGGTTGCATCGAGGCCCGCATCCGCGCCATCGGCCGCACCGTCGCCACCGGCCCCGGCCATGTCATCCGGCGCTGA
- a CDS encoding ABC transporter substrate-binding protein → MTHAICYTIALTGGLRMRYLRPSLSLAAGLVLFTAACARADEQFPKPDWTDRPSPLASPHAIPGGAITLSGIQPKSFNGYLDNFRSTQEVFDMMYETLLGTDPLTTDLVPGLASRWTVSDDKQTFTFHLDPAARWSDGKPVTAADVRWTFDAIMDAKNETGPHKVSLGVFAPPEVVDERTVRFTAREAHWRNLLAASGFAILPRHAFEGLDFNTINFEFPVVSGPYRFAAMRENSDLRLERRADWWARNRPSNAGIYNFQTLIYRFFTDQDNAFEAMKKGDIDVYAVYTARIWANETRGPRFDNNWIVRRRVRNHNPVGFQGFGMNLRRPPFDDLRVRHALAALLDRETLNSTLMFNAYFLHRSYFEDLYDARTPCTNTLIAYDPVRASALLKEAGWAANPKTGVLEKEGRPLVIRFLTRDGGGDRFLAIYAEALKKAGIDLVIERKDFASWMRDMDAFNFDMTWCSYGSGLFRDPEHMWHSREADRPAGNNITGFKDSRVDAWIESQKTEFDPARRNTILREIDGVLASSVPFVLLWNSDATRLLYWDKFGMPDTVLSKYGTEGAVVAYWWFDPDSSADLKTAMTAGKPLPARPFEVDFDTVFKATAPVRKKADTP, encoded by the coding sequence ATGACCCACGCAATATGCTATACTATCGCCCTGACAGGAGGTTTGCGCATGCGTTACCTACGCCCCAGTCTCTCCCTCGCCGCCGGGCTCGTCCTCTTCACGGCCGCCTGTGCGCGGGCCGATGAGCAGTTCCCCAAGCCCGATTGGACTGATCGGCCCAGCCCGCTTGCGTCTCCCCACGCCATCCCGGGCGGCGCAATCACCCTCTCCGGCATCCAGCCCAAGAGCTTCAACGGCTACCTCGATAATTTCCGCTCCACTCAGGAGGTTTTCGACATGATGTACGAAACCCTCCTCGGCACCGATCCCCTCACGACCGATCTCGTTCCGGGACTGGCCAGCCGGTGGACGGTCTCGGACGATAAGCAGACCTTCACCTTCCACCTCGATCCTGCCGCTCGCTGGTCCGACGGCAAGCCCGTCACCGCCGCCGATGTCCGCTGGACCTTCGACGCGATCATGGATGCCAAGAACGAAACCGGCCCGCACAAGGTGTCGCTCGGCGTCTTTGCCCCGCCCGAAGTTGTTGACGAGCGGACGGTCCGCTTCACGGCCCGCGAGGCTCACTGGCGCAATCTCCTCGCCGCAAGCGGATTCGCCATTCTTCCCCGCCACGCATTTGAGGGGCTTGATTTCAACACGATCAACTTCGAGTTTCCCGTGGTCTCCGGCCCCTACCGCTTTGCGGCGATGCGCGAAAACAGCGATCTGCGCCTGGAACGCCGCGCCGACTGGTGGGCCCGCAACCGCCCGTCAAACGCCGGCATCTACAACTTCCAGACCCTCATCTACCGCTTTTTCACCGATCAGGACAACGCCTTCGAGGCGATGAAGAAGGGCGACATTGATGTCTACGCCGTCTATACCGCCCGCATCTGGGCCAACGAGACCCGCGGTCCCCGCTTCGACAACAACTGGATCGTCCGCCGCCGCGTGCGGAACCACAACCCCGTCGGATTCCAGGGATTTGGCATGAACCTGCGGCGCCCGCCTTTCGACGACCTGCGCGTTCGCCACGCCCTCGCCGCCCTCCTCGACCGCGAAACCCTGAACAGCACACTGATGTTCAACGCGTATTTCCTGCATCGCTCCTATTTTGAGGATCTCTACGACGCCCGCACCCCCTGTACCAACACGCTCATCGCCTATGATCCCGTCCGAGCCTCGGCCCTGCTGAAGGAGGCCGGTTGGGCCGCCAACCCCAAAACCGGCGTCCTCGAGAAGGAGGGCCGACCGCTGGTGATCCGCTTCCTGACCCGCGACGGCGGAGGCGACCGCTTCCTGGCCATCTATGCCGAAGCCCTCAAAAAGGCGGGGATCGACCTCGTCATCGAGCGCAAGGATTTCGCCTCGTGGATGCGCGACATGGATGCCTTCAATTTCGACATGACCTGGTGCAGTTACGGCAGCGGACTCTTCCGCGACCCCGAACACATGTGGCACTCGCGAGAGGCCGACCGCCCTGCGGGCAACAACATCACTGGCTTCAAGGACTCCCGCGTCGATGCCTGGATCGAGAGCCAGAAGACCGAGTTCGACCCCGCCCGCCGCAACACAATCCTCCGCGAGATCGATGGCGTCCTCGCCTCCAGCGTCCCCTTCGTCCTCCTCTGGAACAGCGATGCCACCCGCCTCCTCTACTGGGATAAGTTCGGCATGCCCGACACCGTCCTCTCCAAATACGGCACGGAGGGCGCCGTCGTTGCCTACTGGTGGTTCGACCCTGACTCGTCCGCCGACCTCAAGACGGCCATGACCGCCGGCAAGCCCCTCCCCGCGCGTCCCTTTGAAGTTGATTTCGACACGGTCTTCAAGGCAACGGCCCCCGTCCGAAAGAAGGCGGACACGCCGTAG